Part of the Herpetosiphonaceae bacterium genome is shown below.
GCGGCGCGCGCGCCGCGCTCGACTACTTCGGCATTCCCGATGCCGAGCGGCGGGCCGTCGAGTATGCCGAGCGCAAGCAGCGGCATGTCGTCGAGCTGATCGAGGCGGGCGAGTTCCTGGCCTTTCCCGACGCACTGCGCTTCATTCTGGCGGTCAAAGCCGCCGGGATCAAGGTCGCGGCGGCGTCGTCGTCGAAAAACGCCGAGCTGTTTTTGAAGCAGATCCGCCTCGACACCTTCGCCGACGCACACGGCCTGCGGTACGATTTCTTAAGGCCCGGCCTGACGCTGCTTGACTTCTTCGACGCCAACGTTGCCGGACGCGATTTTCCGCAGGGCAAGCCGCACCCGATGATCTTTCTGACCGCCGCCGCAGAGCTGGGCATTGAGCCTCAGGCGTGTTTTGTCGTGGAGGATGCCAGCTCCGGCGTGCAGGCGGCGAAGGCAGGCAGCATGACCGCGCTCGGCGTGGCGCGGCTGAACGACGAGGCATTGCTGGCGGAGGCGGGCGCGGATCTCGTGGTGACGACGCTCGACGATGTGGCGCTCGACGCGCTGCTCGCCGGGCGGCTGGAGCGAAGGAGAGTACGCTGATGGCAACGCATACGGAGCGCGATCTCTGGGCGCTCACAGACGATCCGCGCTGGCGGATGACGATCGAGGGCTGGAATCCGCAGCAGGAGCCGGGGATCGAGGCGGTGCTGGCGCTGGTGAACGGCTACCAGGGCACGCGCGCCGCCGTCGAGGAGGGCAGCACGGCGTCCACACCGGCCACCTTTATCAACGGCGTCTTCGACGCATCGACCAAGCAGGCGGCCCAGGCTGCGGCCACGCCCGACTACGCCGTGATCGCCGCGCCGACGCCGGAGCTCGTCGTCGCGCCGAACTGGTCGAGGCTGCGGATCATGGCAGGCGACAAACCGCTTGCGATCGAGAGCGGCGAGCTGTTGGAGCAGCGCCGCACCCTGGACTTTCGCCGGGGCGTGCTGCTGCGCGAGTGGCGTATCGGGCAGGATGGACGGACCACACGGCTGCGCTCGCTGCGCTTTGCCTCGCTGCACGAGCGGCACGTGCTCTGTCAGGTGTTGGAGATCACGCCCGAAGACTGGTCGGGCACGATCACGCTGGAGGCGATCGTGGATGGCGCGGTGACGAACGAGGGCAGCGTGCAGCATCTCGTCAGCTACCAGAGCAGCGCCTTCGACGGCGGCATGCTGCTCAGCACCGCGACCTCCGAGAAGCAGACCCGGCTGTGCTTTGCTACCGCCGCCGAGCTACACGGCGCTGCCTCAAGCGCAGACCAGGATACCGGTCAGGCATTGATCAAGCGCTGGCAGGTCGAAGCGCGCCAGGGCCAGCCGCTCACAATGCACAAGATCGTGACGGTCTTTACCTCGCGCGACGATCCCAACCCGGCGGATCGAGCGGTCGAGCGGCTCAACGAGGCCGTGGCACTGGGCATTCCGGCGCTGCTTGAGCGCAGCGCAAGCGCCTGGGCCGAGCGCTGGTCGACGGCGGATGTCGAGATCGGCGGCGACGAGCAGATGCAGCGGCAGACGCGCTTCGCGCTGTATCACCTGATCGGCAGCGCCAACCCCGACGACGAGTATGCCTCGCCGGGCGCTCGCTCGCTGACCGGCGAGCGCTACAAAGGGCATGTTTTCTGGGACACTGAGATTTTCGTGTTTCCGTTCTTCGTCTATACCCACCCGCCGACGGCGCGCGCGCTGCTGATGTACCGCTACCATACGCTGCCCGCCGCCCGCGACAAAGCCCGCGCCCACGGCTATCGCGGCGCGCTCTACGCCTGGGAATCGACCGATAGCGGCGTGGATGTGACGCCGCCATTCGTCTATAACGCGGCGGGCGAGCGGCTCGAAATTCTGACCGGGCTGCAAGAGCATCATATCTCGGCGGATATAGCCTACGCGGTCTGGCAGTACTGGCACGCCACGCAGGATGAGCAGTTTTTGCTGAGCGCGGGCGCTGAGATGCTGCTGGAGATGGCGCGCTTCTGGGCGTCGCGGGCCGAGCGCGGCGAGGACGATCGCTATCATATTCGCAAGGTCATCGGGCCGGACGAGTTTCACGAGCACGCCGACGACAGCGCCTACACCAACCGGATGGCGCAGTGGGTGCTCCGGCGTGGCCTGGAGGTGGTCGATTGGCTCAAAGCGCAGCACGCCGCGCGCTGGCAGGATCTCGCCGCCAGCATCGGCTTCGACGACGGCGAGCTAGCGACCTGGCACGAGGTGGCCGATGGCCTGGTCGACAACTTCGATCCTCAGACCGGGCTGTTCGAGCAGCATCGCGGCTACTACGATCTGGAGCAGGTCGATCTCCAGAGCTTCGAGCCGCGCAACAAGACGATGGATGTGCTGCTGGGCTGGAACCGGCTCACGCGGACGCAGATCATCAAGCAGGCCGATGTGGTCATGCTGCTCTTCCTGCTCGGCGATCGGTATCCGCGCGAGATTCACGAGGCCAACTTCCGCTTCTACGAGCCGCGCACCTCGCACGATAGCTCGCTCAGCCCCAGCTTCCACGCGCTGGCCGCGGCCCGACTCGGCGAGCTAGAGCTTGCCAGACGCTACTTTGCCCAGGCCGCCAGCATCGATCTTGATTTTACAAAGGGCGTGACGGCGGCGGGCGGCGTGCATAGCGCGGCGCTGGGCGGCATGTGGCAGGCGCTAGTCTTTGGCTTTGGCGGCATGTTCGTCGAGGCAGATCGCCTGCGTTTCGAGCCGCATGTGCCGCAGGAGTGGAGCACGCTGCGCTTCCCGATCCAGTGGCGTGGCTCGACGCTTCACGTCAGCGCCAGCGGCGCCACCGCCGAGGTCATGCCGCCGTCGCTAGGGTTCTAACAGGTCAGCAATGAGGGGCACCGCGTGTGCCCCTCGTACCGCATCCAGGTCGTGAGTTCGGAGCATCAGCGAGTGATTCTATCCAAATATACGCCCCAGACACCGATTGCAAACCAGCATCCACAGGTATATACTCGGATTAACAACCGCTTCCTACTTCGTATCCTTACAATCTCCCAATAACACCGATTCGCACGACGTTCATCGCACCCAATTGCTCATCCGCTGCCATGGTATGTCGCCGCTTGGCTGGTGAGTCTCGATAGGCCATCGCTAGACGACAATGCGCCGGAGCCTCACGTAGCCAATCACGTGATAAGGAGGGCTCGACCATGGGATTAGGAACGCTGAACATCTGGGTCAGTGACGTTGCTGACCCCTGCGGAACATGGTCAGGGGATGGAAGGATGACGATCTTCGATTGCAACGGCATCTTGGAATGGCGCTGCGGTCGCTTCCGAACGCCCGAAGGTGAGTGGAAAGAAGTGCCGAATGGTAGATATAAGGATCTACCCTTCCGATGCGGTCATCTGGAGGTCGAGGTTCCGCCCGGATGCTATTGGGTTGTCGCCGGGTATGTCGGTGCGCCGGGGCCGGTGATCCACCTCAACTACACTACTCACGTCGGCATTGTTCAGGTTGGCTGTGACGAAACCGCGTGTGTCAAAGTGTACAACCCCACGGTTCGGCTCTGCTGGGACTGGTTCCTGGTAGGCCTGCGCGTGCTGGCTACCAAAGGTCAGGCAGGCATCGATCCTGAGCGAGTCCGAGAGCTTGAAAATACGGTAGAGGAGATGCTGCGCAATGCTCCCCGTCTTCCGATCGAGCGGGTGCTTGAACGAGAGCTGGAGGATCTGGCCGAGTCGGCCAGGCGAAATCGTCCAGAATCAGCATAACGTGCGGTAGCTGATGCCGAAGTAGCACGGAAACCATCTCGTGCAATCATGGGGGACACTGCTGGTGTCCCTCATCGCGTGATTGGCTTAAGATCGCACTCACTGACAAGCATATTTGATGATCAAGAGCAGCCTGAGCGCCTCACGTGACAGTACGTGTCACAGCGCTGTGCTATACTCGACTACAACAATAAGATTATTGATAGAGGTACAGCGATGTGTGGTCGATATTCAAATGAAGGCACAAACGTAGAGCAGCTCGTCGAGCGCTTCGATGCCCAGCCAACGCTTGAATCGTTTGCGCCGAGCGCCAATATCAAGCCAACCCATACCGCGCCGGTCGTCATCGAGCACAAGGGCCAGCGCGAGCTACACGCGATGCAGTGGGGGCTGATTCCCGCGTGGGCCAAAGATCCCAAGATTGGCTATAAAACCTTCAACGCACGGGCCGAGACGATCGCCGAAAAACCGGCGTTCCGCCATGCCTTCAAGCACAAGCGCTGCCTTGTTCCTGCGCGTGCCTTCTACGAGTGGCTGACCGAAAACGGGCGCAAGGTGCCGTATAGCTTTTCGCTCGAAGAGAACGAGCTGTTTGCGTTTGCCGGGCTGTATGACGTATGGAAGACGCCGAGCGGGGAGCCGCTGTACACCTACACTATTATCACGACCACGCCGAACGAGCTTGTTGAAAAGGTTCATAACCGCATGCCGGTGATGCTGTCGCCCGACGCCGAGGCCGTGTGGTTAGATCCCAACGCTGCTGATCCGGACCGCCTGCAAGCGCTGCTGGTGCCGTATGACGCCTCGCTGATGGCCGTGCAGCGCTACGAGGGCACGCTCTAAACAGACACCGCCCCTGATCGGCGTGGCGTGTCCAGGGGCAGTGTCGCATTAATGATCCGCGATGTGCTGCGCTCGTCGTTCTTCCTCTAAGCGCTGGCTCATCTACGCGCCGGGCTTCGTCGCGCGAACGAAGGTGCTCGCAAAGCGGCTGACGATCTGCTCGGCCCGCTCATTACCCAGACGTGCCACCCACTGCGGCAGCGGCTGCGGCAGATCGCTGGTGCTGTAGCGCCGCGTAACCTCCAGCTCGACCTGCTCGAAGCCAGCCGCCGCCAGCCCCGCGCGATACTCGGCGTCGGTCAGCGCGCCCGCGATGCAGCCCGCCCATGACGAGAGATCGCGCCGGAGCTCCCCAGTGTCGACCAGATCGGCTGGCAGCCCGCCGTGGATCACAATGTCGGAGACGGCGAAGCGACCGCCGGGCTTGAGCACCCGAAACGCCTCGCGCAGAACCGGCGCTTTGTCGGCAGCCAGGTTGATCACGCAGTTCGAGATGATCACGTCGACGCTGTTGTCGGGCAGCGGGATTGCCGCGATGTCGCCCTTGAGAAACTCGACATTTTGCACGCCGGACTCCGCCGCATTGCGCCGGGCAAGCTCCAACATCTCGTCGGTCATGTCCAGGCCATAGGCAAAGCCCGTAGAGCCCACACGTCGCGCCGAGAGCAGCACGTCGATCCCGCCGCCGCTGCCCAGATCCAGCACTACCTCGCCCGCATGCAGCTCAGCCAGCGCGGTCGGGTTGCCGCAGCCCAGCGAGGCCAGCGCCGCCTTGAGCGGCAGACCCTCAAGCTCGGCGGTAGCGTAGAGGCCCTGCGAGATCGTATTGTCGGCGCTGCCGCCGCAGCAGCTTGCGCCGCAGCAGCTACTCGTGCTCTCGCTGCTCTGGGACACTGCGCTATCGCCGCAGCAGCTTGTGCCGCAGCAGCTACTCGTGCTCTCGCTGCCCTGGAGCACTTCGGCGGCGATCGAGCCATAGCGGGCGCGGACGGCTTCGGTGATCGTCTGATTTTCGGTGGACATAGCTTCCTCCTTGGTGAATGGCTTCACTAGCAGATGAGACGGAACGACAAACGGTGAGAAGTAAACGGGCCGACGAGTGGTAACTACTCAGCAGGCGCAGTGGACATAGGCCGGAGCTTTTGCTTGCCGCCGCGATTGCAGCCATGTGCCGATCCAGGCGAACAGGCTCACGTGATACCACGCGCCTGCTGCCGCGCCGACGTACGCTGGCACCTCCGTGCCGTGTCGTGCAGGGCGGTTTCGTGCCTTTCGCTCAGCACCATCAGTTCCAGTTGCAGCGGACTCATGATTGCCTCCCGGCTATATCGAAATTTATCAATATATGCACCAAAAAAAGGACACGTTATCGCGCACAGTTTAGCGCAACGTGTCCAGCAGCGCGTGAATCTCGGCCAGGCGCTCGCGTTGAACGAAGTAGTAGACCCACAAGCCCTGCTTCTCACAGTCCACCAGCCCGGCATCGCGCAGCACCCGCAGATGATGCGAGATCGTCGGCTGCTTGGGCCGCTGCCCCGTCTGCGGGTCTGGTAGCCCAACCACGCCCTCGAAATCGCAGACACAGACCTTCCCGGTATGCTGCACGAGAATATCGAGGATCTGTAGGCGCGTCGGGTCGGCCAGGGCTTTGAAGAGATCCGCCGCCGTTTTCGCCGCCGCGTCGTCCAGCCGAGATGTTACAACCGTGCAGCAGCCCTGCCCCGTCTGTCGCTTTGGCTCTAAGATGATTGTTTCAGCCGTTGCCATGATTTCTCTCCTTCGTGGAGAGGATACACCTTATATCGATGTCTGTCAATACGCTACGTGATAAGCATACACCTTATATCGATGTTTGTCAATACGCCTTAAGCTGAATGCGCCGCCCGCGTATGCAGACGGCGCTGATCTTCGATCGCCACAGTTATGGCTAACCGTTTTGAGTCTGCGGCAAGGTAGCAAGCCACTCCCGAATGCGCGCGGCAATTGCATCGCGCACCTCACGATACGCCGCAAGCTGCTGCGCCTCCGTCCCCGTAGCGCGCGACGGATCGGGAAAGCTCCAGTGGAGCCGGTGGGCGGCGCCGGGAAAGATCGGACAGGACTCATTGGCCTGATCGCAGACCGTGATCACGTAATCGAAAGGCTGCCGAAGATACCCGGTGAGCACCTCCGAGCGCTGCCCGCTGATGTCCAGCCCCAGCTCGGCCATCGCTTTGATCGCCAGAGGCCGCACATGTGTCGCCTCGGTTCCGGCGCTGAAGACCTCGAAACCAGGCCCGCCGATCGCGCGGAGCAGCCCCTCCGCCATCTGGGAGCGGGCCGAATTATGCGTACACAGGAAGAGAACTCGCGGCATGATCACCCTCTTTAGGCTATGCGTGCGGCTCAAGCGCTGTCGTCCAGCCGATCCAGCAGCGCGTTCCAGATCTTCATGCGCTGCTCGTCGCCGCCGACATCGGGATGATGCAGGCGAGCCATTGCCTTGCGAATCGCCTTAGCCTCGTGCGATGTAATGTCGAGATCCAGAAAGCTGAGGTTGATGCTCGGCGCCACGCGCGCGGAGCGTTTGAGCCGCTCCAGCTCATGCGTCAGGACCGCGTTTTCGCGGGCGATCTCGACCATATTCCTGACGGTCTTCGTGTATGCCTCGGATGTCTCTGCGTGACGCGCCTGTTCTTTCGCCAGCTCGCGTGTCAACCGACGGATCGTGGTCTGTGCTTCGGCAAGCTGTCGTTGCAGTTCGCTCACCGATCGCGGCGGCTCCTGCTCGGCCAGGCGAGACGTCGGACCAGGATCACGAGATGGAGGGTGCGATGACATCAAGCTTCTCCTTAAAGGCTAACAGTCGCGGCGCAGGTACTCTGTATTATACCGCTTGCATCAAGCCCCAACACGAGCACATGCTGTGATATTGAACCGATCCGGCGGCGCGTCTGCTCACGAAACCGTTACGGGATCGGCCCCCGTCGCAGTGCGCTGCTCGACGACGGCAGCGTAGCGGCGCTGCAAATACAAGCCCTCGACGCCGATCGCCACGAGCACCGCCACCGCTGCGACCACGATTCCCGGCAGTTGCAGCGCGACGCCAGCCGCCAGCAGCGCGCCGTTGACCGCCAGGTTAATACCCATCCCGCGATACACGCTGCTCGTGGTTCCTGCCGCCACCAGCAGGCCGCGCAGCCAACTGGTCAGCGCCGTCAGCCCCGGCAGCAGGATCAGAACTTGCAGCCCCGTCCGCACGTAGCTCCATAAGCCTGTATCCAGCGTGATCACCTCGCGCAGATAGACGCTCAGCAGCGGAGTGAACGCCAGCCCCACGGCGGCAAGCGACGTGACCGCCGCCACGATCAGCGTAAACTCACGCAGCGGTCGGTGGGCGCGCTGATCGGCGGCCTGAGCGATCGTCGTCTCTTGCAGCGCCATGCCCCAGCCACGCAGCACCAGCGTCGCCGAAAAGAGCACCGGCCAGGTCGCCAGCGTCTCGGTTGGATGTGGCAGACGGGCCAGGGCCGCCGCCGTGAGCGGCTGAACCACCAGCGTCAGCAGCGAGGTCGCCGCGAGCGGCACATGGAAGCGCAGGATCGCGCCCAGCGTAAGCGGCTGCTCGGTCATCTCGCGGCTGGCATACGCGCGCCGCACGATCGGCAGCGCCAACAGATGAGTCGCCAGCGCCTCGGAGAGCACGCCCGCCATCAGCGCGCACGCTCCTACCTGCGCCCCCGGCAGGCCACCCCAGATCACCAGCCCCACCGCTGTGCCGATCGCGCAGACCAGGCGGATCGCGGTGCCGTAGCTGACGCGAGTCGTCATGTCGTGGCGGATCAGAATGCCCTGGTAAAAGCGCCGCCAGCCGATCGCCGCCGTCCACAGCAGCATGATCCGCAGAGCAGGCCGCGCCGCAGTGCCGATCGAGGTGGGAATACCGAGCATGCCGCCGACGATCAGATCGTAGAGCGGCGTCCAGGCCACCAGCGCGGTCAGCGCCGTGAGCGCCAGATTGAGCCAGATCAAAAACGTCCGCAGCGCGCGGTACGACTGAGCATCGCGCGCCAGGGCGATTGATGTCGAGATCAGCATGATCACCGGGCTTTCGATGATCAGCGAGATCGAGAGCACCAGCCCGAACGCTGCCAGATTGAGCGCCGCGTCGTCGAGGCGCGCAATCGCCGCCTGCACCGCCGGACCTTCGAGCATCATCAGCGTAAACGACACGGCCAGCGGCAGCCAGAGCCAAAAGATTCGGCGGCGGCTCATCGGCGATCCCTCCGATCGCTTGGTTGAGCACCCCGGTACGATCTATGAACGTGCGTGGATCGCATCTTGTCATCCTTTGTCTTGCCGTCGAGCGGCGCGCTTGCCGACTCACAAAAGAAGTATTGTACGCTAAAATCAGGGCGCTGGCTGGACATTGAGCATACAGCCTGACACAACACAAGAAAGGCAGCGCTTTTGACAGCACCATCCGCCGCGTTTCGCGCCTCGGCCCGTCTGATGACTCGGCTGGCCCATAAGTTCCGGCTGATCGAGCAGGCCGTTCCGCTGCCCCAGAGCGGGATCACCTACGGCATCTTTCAGCCCGCGACCTTCGATCGGCTGCTGACCGCCGCCGCCCGCGATCCTGAGCAGCAGCTTCCCTACTGGGCGACGATCTGGCCCAGCGGCATCGCGCTGGCCGATCTCCTGTTGCAGCACAGGAGGCAGCTCGCGGGGCGGCGCGTGCTTGAGCTTGGCAGCGGCCTGGGCGTCACCGCCGCCGCCGCGCTTGCCGCAGGCGCGCAGATCCACGTCACGGACTACTCGCCGGAAACGCTGCTGCTGTGCCGCCTGAACACACTGCGCAACGTCGGCCTTGCGCCTCAGACACTCCGCATCAACTGGCGACAGCCCTCGCCGCCGCTCCTGGCGCTCGCTCGTCCGCGCCTGCCGATCATCCTGGCCGCCGATGTGCTCTACGAGAAGCGCGATGTCCAGCCGCTGCTGAGCCTGGTCGAGCAGCTTTTAGCGCCCGACGGCGTGCTCTGGCTGGCGGAGCCGGGACGACCGCCCGCGCAGCACTTTGTCGAGACGGCGCTCGCCAGCGGATGGCGCGACAAGCTGACACAGCATGTCGGCCCCTGGCCGGACCCGGAAGACGCCGATGTCGTGGTGAATGTCCATCGTCTGCAACGGTAGTACAATGAAGAACAAAGAACAAAACATATGTGGTTTAAAGTTCGGAGTTTCGAGTTCAAAGTTCAAAGTTCAAAGTTCAAAGTTTTGAGTTTCGAGTTTTCTCGCTTCTCCCTTTGTTCTTTGTTCTCTGTTCTATGATAGGAGGCAGGAGATGCAATACCGCACGTTCGGGCGACTCGGCTGGCAGGTGAGTGAGATCGGCTATGGCATGTGGGGCATGGGCGGCTGGACCGGCTCCGACGATGATCAGTCGATGGCCGCGCTCGATGAGGCCGTCGCGCTTGGCTGCAATTTCTTCGATACAGCCTGGGGCTATGGCGAAGGCCACAGCGAGCGGCTGCTAGGCGAGCTTGTCAGCAGCCACCCCGACAAGCGGCTGTACATCGCCACCAAGATCCCGCCCAAGAACTTTATCTGGCCCTCGCGGCGCGGCTTCAAGCTGGCCGAAACATTCCCGCCCGATCATATTCGGGAGTACACCGAGAAAAGCCTGACCAACCTGGGCGTCGGTCGCATCGACCTGATGCAGTTCCACGTCTGGGAGGATGCCTGGTCGCAGGATGATCGCTGGCAGCGCACGGTGGAAGACCTCAAGCACGAGGGGCTGATCGGCGGCATCGGCATCAGCATCAACCGCTGGGAGCCGTGGAACGCCCTCGATACACTGCGCACCGGCATGATCGACGCGGTGCAGGTGATCTACAACATCTTCGACCAAGCGCCTGAGGACGAGCTATTCCCGCTCTGCGATCAACTGCAAATCGCCGTGATCGCGCGCGTGCCCTTCGATGAGGGCTCGCTGACAGGCACCCTGACCAAAGAGGCGCGCTGGCCTGAGGGCGACTGGCGCAACAGCTACTTCGTGCCCGAAAACCTCGCGGCCAGCGTCGATCGGGCCGATGCGCTCAAGCCGCTGATCCCCGCAGGCATGACCATGCCGGAGTTCGCGCTGCGCTTTATCTTGAGCAACCCGACTGTCAGCACGATTATTCCGGGCATGCGCAAGCTCAACCATGTCCGCTCCAACATCGCCGCCAGCGACCGCAAGCGATTGCCCGCCGAGCTGCTCGAACAGCTACGCGCGCACCGCTGGGATCGCGTCCCGACGGAGTGGTCGCAGTAGCACGCGCCCATCCAGCGCGGCGGCAGGGCACGTCGCTGGCGTGCCCCTCCGAATCGTCGATGGCTCAATCAAGCTGACAGGCGCTATAGCGCGTGCCCTACATCGACCGGCGCTCATTGGCCCGGCGAGAGCTGCGACGATCCGATAAGCTGCACGGCCTCTGCCGCACAGCCCCACGATAGCGTGACGCCTGCGCCGCCGTGACCGTAGTTATGGATACAGCAGGTGCCGTTCGGAAAATCCTCGCGCTCCAGCCGAATCGCCGGGCGACCAGGGCGCAGGCCAACCTTATGCTCCAGAATCGGCGCGTCGGCGAGACGCGGCTCAAGCGCCGCGCACCGTCGCACAATCGCCGCCGCCACCGCCGGATCTGGCTGCATATCCCACACGCCGTCCACCGCCGTACCGCCCAGAATGCAATCCTTCGTGCGCGGCACGATGTAGGTAATACCTTCGGGATTGTCCTCGTCGAGCCAGGTGCGCTCGATGCCGGGATTCTCTACGCGCACGATCTGGCCGCGAATCGGCACGAGCTGTGTGTCGTGGACCAGCGAGTACGAGCCGAGGCCGGTGCAGTTGAATACAACGGGATAGATCCCTGTGGCCTCGGAGAGCGTATGCACCATCCGCAGATCAATCGTTCCACCGCCCAGCGTAAAGCGATCCATGAGATAGCGCAGATAGACCGGCATTTCAATCACCGGCGTCGTAAACATCAGGCCGTCGACGTAGCCGGGCGGCAGCTCCTCAGGCACGCACCGCCGCAGATCAGGCACCACGTCGCGCCACCAGGGATCGGGCAGCGGCGTGCGCGACACCTCGATGTTCTCGCGCATCTGGACGCCAGTTGCCGAGTTGCGCGCAAACGTCTGGAACACGGCATAGGTCAGGCCACCCCATTGCAGCACCCGATCTTCAGGATAGGCCTTGTATGGATACCAGATCGCGGCGGCGACGCTTGAGGTCGTATCGGGCGGCAGTGCAGCGGTCCAGATCTTGACACGCCAGCCTGCCTCTTGCAGACAGATCGCCGTGGATAGACCGCTCACGCCGCAGCCGATAACAAGTGCTTCCATGATAGGCTCCTGATGTGACTTAGTCGAGGCGCGCCTGTTCGAGCTTGCGCAGACCAAGCTGTAGACTCGTCGAGATGGCAGCTTTGCCGCCGGTACGCAGCCGCTGCTCTTCGCTGATCGCGGAGTTCAGCAATTGATAGTTATCGTGTGTCGATCCCAGCAGCCAGAGCCGCTCCTCCATATCGAGCGCGTGGCGCAGCGCGGGATCGCCCTGAGTGTAGCCAGCGGTATAGCCCTCGGCAATCGCGGCCATAATCGCCGCATGACGCTTGAACTCGTGCCGCGCGTAGCGGGGCGCGTCGCCGAGCGCTGGCAGCAAGAAGGTATAGCAGAACCGAAACCAGCTCGCGTAGCGCGTCGGGCGATGCAGCAGCGGCACGGGATCGACCAGCCCCAGCGCGCCATCGGCCTTGATCAGCAGGTTTTCGGGCGTAATATCGCGGTTCACCAGCGCGATCGGCTCGTCGAACCCTCCGCGCCATTCCAGCGCGTGCTCGACCGCGCGCCGCACTCTGGCGCGGTCGAAGTGGAGGTCGGATGCGAGCACGCGCTCCAACTGCTCTTGTATACGAAGAACCTCGGCCTGTCTGATCGCCGCTCGATCGCCCTGCTCCTGACCTGCCACTCGTCCATCGCGCCAGCCAAGCAGGCCGAAGCCGTCGAGGGCCGGATCGATCGCGTGCATCGCGCGAAAGAAATCGCCTACCCGCCGACCATAGGCCAGGGCAGCGCCGGTCGTGAGCGACGACAGATCGATCGACGCGCCCGCGTACGACTCGATCGTGCAGATCAGATCGGGCGCGATATGATACGTGTAGATCGCCGGGCAGACGCCGGGACGGCACCTATGCGCCTGAGCATAGTACACCCCGACCGGCGCGTACTCTTCGTGGAGCGCCTGGGCGTC
Proteins encoded:
- a CDS encoding methyltransferase, which codes for MTAPSAAFRASARLMTRLAHKFRLIEQAVPLPQSGITYGIFQPATFDRLLTAAARDPEQQLPYWATIWPSGIALADLLLQHRRQLAGRRVLELGSGLGVTAAAALAAGAQIHVTDYSPETLLLCRLNTLRNVGLAPQTLRINWRQPSPPLLALARPRLPIILAADVLYEKRDVQPLLSLVEQLLAPDGVLWLAEPGRPPAQHFVETALASGWRDKLTQHVGPWPDPEDADVVVNVHRLQR
- a CDS encoding FAD-dependent oxidoreductase gives rise to the protein MEALVIGCGVSGLSTAICLQEAGWRVKIWTAALPPDTTSSVAAAIWYPYKAYPEDRVLQWGGLTYAVFQTFARNSATGVQMRENIEVSRTPLPDPWWRDVVPDLRRCVPEELPPGYVDGLMFTTPVIEMPVYLRYLMDRFTLGGGTIDLRMVHTLSEATGIYPVVFNCTGLGSYSLVHDTQLVPIRGQIVRVENPGIERTWLDEDNPEGITYIVPRTKDCILGGTAVDGVWDMQPDPAVAAAIVRRCAALEPRLADAPILEHKVGLRPGRPAIRLEREDFPNGTCCIHNYGHGGAGVTLSWGCAAEAVQLIGSSQLSPGQ
- a CDS encoding aldo/keto reductase; the encoded protein is MQYRTFGRLGWQVSEIGYGMWGMGGWTGSDDDQSMAALDEAVALGCNFFDTAWGYGEGHSERLLGELVSSHPDKRLYIATKIPPKNFIWPSRRGFKLAETFPPDHIREYTEKSLTNLGVGRIDLMQFHVWEDAWSQDDRWQRTVEDLKHEGLIGGIGISINRWEPWNALDTLRTGMIDAVQVIYNIFDQAPEDELFPLCDQLQIAVIARVPFDEGSLTGTLTKEARWPEGDWRNSYFVPENLAASVDRADALKPLIPAGMTMPEFALRFILSNPTVSTIIPGMRKLNHVRSNIAASDRKRLPAELLEQLRAHRWDRVPTEWSQ
- a CDS encoding metalloregulator ArsR/SmtB family transcription factor, with translation MATAETIILEPKRQTGQGCCTVVTSRLDDAAAKTAADLFKALADPTRLQILDILVQHTGKVCVCDFEGVVGLPDPQTGQRPKQPTISHHLRVLRDAGLVDCEKQGLWVYYFVQRERLAEIHALLDTLR
- the arsM gene encoding arsenite methyltransferase, coding for MSTENQTITEAVRARYGSIAAEVLQGSESTSSCCGTSCCGDSAVSQSSESTSSCCGASCCGGSADNTISQGLYATAELEGLPLKAALASLGCGNPTALAELHAGEVVLDLGSGGGIDVLLSARRVGSTGFAYGLDMTDEMLELARRNAAESGVQNVEFLKGDIAAIPLPDNSVDVIISNCVINLAADKAPVLREAFRVLKPGGRFAVSDIVIHGGLPADLVDTGELRRDLSSWAGCIAGALTDAEYRAGLAAAGFEQVELEVTRRYSTSDLPQPLPQWVARLGNERAEQIVSRFASTFVRATKPGA
- a CDS encoding HAD-IA family hydrolase, with amino-acid sequence MSYRGAIFDVDGVLVDSPHERAWRDTLQHLMMDEWRDILSQTSYTPEGYTTAVYQEFVAGKPRMSGARAALDYFGIPDAERRAVEYAERKQRHVVELIEAGEFLAFPDALRFILAVKAAGIKVAAASSSKNAELFLKQIRLDTFADAHGLRYDFLRPGLTLLDFFDANVAGRDFPQGKPHPMIFLTAAAELGIEPQACFVVEDASSGVQAAKAGSMTALGVARLNDEALLAEAGADLVVTTLDDVALDALLAGRLERRRVR
- a CDS encoding arsenate reductase ArsC → MPRVLFLCTHNSARSQMAEGLLRAIGGPGFEVFSAGTEATHVRPLAIKAMAELGLDISGQRSEVLTGYLRQPFDYVITVCDQANESCPIFPGAAHRLHWSFPDPSRATGTEAQQLAAYREVRDAIAARIREWLATLPQTQNG
- a CDS encoding SOS response-associated peptidase, with amino-acid sequence MCGRYSNEGTNVEQLVERFDAQPTLESFAPSANIKPTHTAPVVIEHKGQRELHAMQWGLIPAWAKDPKIGYKTFNARAETIAEKPAFRHAFKHKRCLVPARAFYEWLTENGRKVPYSFSLEENELFAFAGLYDVWKTPSGEPLYTYTIITTTPNELVEKVHNRMPVMLSPDAEAVWLDPNAADPDRLQALLVPYDASLMAVQRYEGTL
- a CDS encoding glycosyl hydrolase family 65 protein — translated: MATHTERDLWALTDDPRWRMTIEGWNPQQEPGIEAVLALVNGYQGTRAAVEEGSTASTPATFINGVFDASTKQAAQAAATPDYAVIAAPTPELVVAPNWSRLRIMAGDKPLAIESGELLEQRRTLDFRRGVLLREWRIGQDGRTTRLRSLRFASLHERHVLCQVLEITPEDWSGTITLEAIVDGAVTNEGSVQHLVSYQSSAFDGGMLLSTATSEKQTRLCFATAAELHGAASSADQDTGQALIKRWQVEARQGQPLTMHKIVTVFTSRDDPNPADRAVERLNEAVALGIPALLERSASAWAERWSTADVEIGGDEQMQRQTRFALYHLIGSANPDDEYASPGARSLTGERYKGHVFWDTEIFVFPFFVYTHPPTARALLMYRYHTLPAARDKARAHGYRGALYAWESTDSGVDVTPPFVYNAAGERLEILTGLQEHHISADIAYAVWQYWHATQDEQFLLSAGAEMLLEMARFWASRAERGEDDRYHIRKVIGPDEFHEHADDSAYTNRMAQWVLRRGLEVVDWLKAQHAARWQDLAASIGFDDGELATWHEVADGLVDNFDPQTGLFEQHRGYYDLEQVDLQSFEPRNKTMDVLLGWNRLTRTQIIKQADVVMLLFLLGDRYPREIHEANFRFYEPRTSHDSSLSPSFHALAAARLGELELARRYFAQAASIDLDFTKGVTAAGGVHSAALGGMWQALVFGFGGMFVEADRLRFEPHVPQEWSTLRFPIQWRGSTLHVSASGATAEVMPPSLGF